One Longibacter salinarum genomic window carries:
- a CDS encoding HAD family hydrolase, whose protein sequence is MINLFITDIDGCLSEPYRPYDLDHFSILRRYAGDASPAASPGFAPAISICSGRAYAYVESVTQALGLTCPVLFESGGGMFDPVTAQTTWNPAFTDEVAAELEEVRHWFATDCVPGTKMSLDHAKRTQAGIVTPDTSEIEELRPRAERFVEENLPHLVVFSTDNSVDIVPPSITKQTGIAWLCNELGVSTTETAYIGDTDADLDALLSVGYPFAPANAHGVVREQVPHVTQGEVIRGTVEAYQWCLQHNRRDPEAG, encoded by the coding sequence TTGATCAACCTTTTTATTACGGACATCGACGGCTGCCTATCGGAGCCGTACCGGCCGTACGATCTCGATCACTTTTCGATCTTGCGACGGTACGCCGGGGACGCAAGCCCGGCTGCGTCGCCCGGGTTTGCGCCGGCCATCTCGATCTGCTCCGGTCGGGCTTACGCCTACGTGGAGTCGGTGACGCAGGCGCTCGGGCTGACGTGTCCGGTGCTGTTCGAGAGCGGAGGCGGGATGTTCGACCCGGTAACGGCCCAGACGACGTGGAATCCGGCGTTCACCGATGAGGTGGCGGCCGAACTGGAGGAAGTGCGTCACTGGTTTGCGACGGATTGCGTGCCGGGGACGAAAATGTCCCTCGATCACGCCAAGCGTACGCAGGCCGGGATCGTCACCCCGGACACCTCAGAGATCGAGGAGCTACGTCCGCGAGCGGAGCGGTTTGTGGAGGAAAATTTGCCGCACCTGGTGGTCTTTTCTACGGACAACTCCGTGGACATCGTCCCGCCGTCCATCACCAAGCAGACCGGAATCGCCTGGCTGTGCAATGAGCTGGGTGTGTCGACGACGGAAACGGCGTATATCGGCGACACCGACGCCGATCTCGATGCGTTGTTGTCGGTCGGCTATCCGTTTGCCCCTGCCAATGCGCATGGCGTCGTCCGTGAACAGGTGCCCCACGTCACCCAGGGCGAAGTCATCCGCGGGACGGTCGAAGCATACCAGTGGTGCTTGCAGCACAACCGCCGCGATCCGGAAGCCGGCTAA
- a CDS encoding enoyl-ACP reductase FabI gives MGLLDGKTGIIFGALNDESIAWAVAEAAKREGAEFVLSNAPVARRLGSLDELAESTGSSIIWADATSDEELADLFEQVKEEHGPIDFIVHSIGMGVNVRKDVPYEDLNYNWYQKTLDISAVSLHRIVHHALDQEAIKDGGSIVAMSYIGAQRIFSKYSEMGDAKALLESIVRAFGYRLGKRDIRINAISQSPTKTTAGSGIDGFNAMYEFAERVSPLGNADAESCADYTITLLSDYTRMVTMQTLYHDGGFSSMGISDQLVEAMEDSFGDDE, from the coding sequence ATGGGACTTCTCGACGGAAAAACTGGCATCATCTTCGGCGCACTGAATGACGAAAGCATCGCCTGGGCGGTTGCGGAAGCCGCCAAGCGTGAGGGCGCCGAGTTCGTGCTGTCGAATGCTCCCGTGGCGCGGCGCCTCGGGTCGCTGGATGAGCTGGCTGAGTCGACCGGTAGCTCCATCATCTGGGCCGACGCGACATCCGACGAAGAGCTTGCCGACCTGTTCGAGCAGGTGAAGGAGGAGCACGGTCCCATCGATTTCATCGTGCACTCGATTGGCATGGGCGTCAACGTGCGGAAGGATGTGCCGTACGAGGATCTGAACTACAACTGGTATCAGAAGACGCTGGACATCTCGGCCGTCAGCCTGCACCGGATCGTCCATCATGCTCTCGACCAGGAGGCGATCAAGGATGGCGGCTCGATTGTCGCGATGTCGTACATCGGCGCGCAGCGCATCTTCTCGAAGTACTCGGAGATGGGCGACGCGAAGGCGCTTCTCGAGAGCATCGTCCGAGCGTTTGGTTACCGCCTCGGCAAGCGCGACATCCGCATCAACGCGATCTCGCAGAGCCCGACGAAAACGACAGCCGGTTCGGGAATCGACGGCTTCAACGCCATGTACGAGTTTGCGGAACGCGTCTCCCCGCTTGGCAACGCCGACGCCGAAAGCTGCGCCGACTACACCATCACGCTGCTGAGCGACTACACGCGGATGGTCACGATGCAGACGCTCTACCACGACGGTGGCTTCTCTTCCATGGGCATCTCCGACCAGCTCGTGGAAGCCATGGAAGACTCCTTCGGGGATGACGAATAG
- a CDS encoding inositol monophosphatase family protein: MPVPSHGSSYEDVLATAVRAAHNAAAVIREAAGTFDHPVEIDAVDIDNKGVNDFVTVTDRAAQDVIVEQLQQDTPGVEILAEEGDDPEELEWTGDRWIVDPIDGTTNFMHRLPPYAVSIAFQTEDRLRVGVVLDVSHDVLYTAVAGHGLQRNGRPDEVTFTDTFSDAFLATGFPYRRFEHTEIYLDILAHFIRSTQGLRRHGSAAIDCARTACGRFDGFYETGLKPWDVAAGTLLIREGGGRVTTYDGRDGLAPVYDRQICASNNSEAIHAGLLRGLEPMKDIRL, encoded by the coding sequence ATGCCTGTTCCTTCTCACGGTTCGTCGTACGAAGATGTGCTGGCGACGGCCGTTCGTGCTGCGCACAACGCGGCAGCGGTGATTCGGGAAGCGGCGGGTACGTTCGACCATCCGGTGGAGATCGATGCGGTCGACATTGACAACAAGGGCGTGAATGACTTCGTGACGGTCACCGATCGCGCGGCGCAGGACGTCATCGTCGAACAGCTCCAGCAGGACACGCCCGGGGTGGAGATTCTGGCCGAGGAAGGTGACGATCCAGAGGAACTGGAGTGGACGGGCGACCGATGGATCGTGGATCCCATCGACGGGACCACCAATTTCATGCATCGCCTGCCGCCGTACGCGGTTTCCATCGCGTTTCAGACGGAAGATAGGCTCCGTGTTGGGGTCGTGCTCGATGTCTCGCACGACGTTCTGTATACTGCCGTAGCCGGGCATGGGCTTCAGCGTAACGGTCGCCCCGACGAGGTGACGTTTACTGATACCTTCTCGGATGCCTTCCTCGCGACCGGTTTTCCCTACCGGCGTTTCGAACATACGGAGATCTACCTGGACATTCTGGCTCACTTTATCCGCTCCACGCAGGGCCTCCGGCGTCACGGCTCCGCGGCCATTGACTGTGCAAGAACGGCATGCGGACGGTTCGATGGTTTCTACGAAACGGGGCTGAAGCCCTGGGACGTGGCGGCCGGTACGCTTCTCATTCGGGAGGGTGGCGGTCGCGTGACGACGTATGACGGCCGCGATGGGCTTGCCCCCGTTTACGATCGACAAATTTGTGCTTCTAACAACAGCGAGGCGATCCATGCCGGACTTCTCCGTGGCCTGGAACCGATGAAAGACATCCGCCTCTAG
- a CDS encoding biotin--[acetyl-CoA-carboxylase] ligase has protein sequence MDVSSILNALDTNRFGQSMRFHERVESTNTDAATWAQDGAPEGAVVATDYQTAGRGRHGRSWDADPGQNVMLSVVLRPNLDADQLGRVIIAAGIAVAETVEAFVEPHPVSIKWPNDIMIDGRKTCGMLLEASFGRASEGPPSAVILGIGLNVNQTDFPPALSERATSMRLAVGRTLPREAVLVRLLERLEEWYDVAIDGRPVHEAYEKRLDRMGEHVDLRFAGTDRTVSGTVRGVTASGALRLDTDSGEQVLHAGEVTSRSLTSEA, from the coding sequence ATGGACGTTTCTTCCATCCTCAACGCACTCGACACAAACCGCTTCGGGCAGTCGATGCGTTTCCATGAACGCGTTGAATCGACCAACACGGACGCGGCGACCTGGGCCCAAGACGGCGCACCGGAAGGTGCTGTCGTCGCCACGGACTATCAGACCGCCGGTCGGGGTCGACATGGCCGATCCTGGGATGCGGACCCCGGTCAGAACGTGATGCTCTCCGTCGTGCTTCGTCCCAACCTTGACGCCGACCAGCTGGGCCGCGTGATCATCGCGGCCGGCATTGCCGTCGCGGAAACGGTAGAAGCGTTCGTCGAGCCCCATCCCGTGTCAATCAAGTGGCCCAACGACATCATGATCGATGGCAGAAAGACGTGCGGCATGCTTCTCGAAGCATCGTTCGGCCGCGCATCTGAAGGACCACCCAGCGCAGTCATTCTCGGGATTGGCCTCAACGTGAACCAGACCGATTTCCCTCCGGCGTTGTCGGAACGCGCGACCTCCATGCGCCTTGCTGTCGGCCGAACCCTTCCGCGCGAGGCGGTGCTCGTCCGACTTCTCGAACGACTTGAGGAATGGTACGACGTCGCCATCGACGGTCGCCCCGTGCACGAAGCCTACGAAAAGCGTCTCGACCGCATGGGTGAGCATGTCGACCTTCGCTTCGCCGGAACGGACCGAACGGTATCCGGTACGGTCCGCGGCGTCACAGCGAGCGGTGCTCTGCGCCTCGACACCGATTCAGGCGAGCAGGTGTTGCATGCGGGGGAGGTCACCAGCCGTTCCCTGACATCGGAAGCATAA
- a CDS encoding type III pantothenate kinase, which yields METATETAFLALDVGNTAVKGGLFVGESLARIFHVEINLNEPSSEAAGDAWTRALEPHLDGASIGKVGLASVVPEAVPVAERVVHDLTGAQVVTVDTAMPLPFEMAYDTPQTLGADRLAAAAAGWVRYAKSGSAKRSVIAIDAGTAVTYDVVDASGVYRGGAIAAGPVLTQRALRSGTAQLPTVPLVFPSDVIGTTTRDAMQSGIMWGFVDGVRGMLARLRELLDDDPIVLVTGGWSPLLADHLDAVDHVIPHLVLDGVRILVEQPYTASH from the coding sequence ATGGAGACTGCCACCGAAACCGCGTTTCTCGCTCTCGATGTTGGCAACACCGCCGTTAAAGGCGGGCTCTTCGTCGGGGAGAGTCTCGCGCGCATCTTTCACGTCGAGATCAACCTGAACGAGCCGAGCAGCGAGGCGGCCGGGGACGCATGGACCCGGGCGCTTGAGCCGCACCTCGATGGAGCCTCCATCGGGAAGGTCGGACTTGCGTCTGTCGTGCCGGAAGCCGTCCCGGTTGCCGAACGCGTCGTACACGACCTGACGGGAGCGCAGGTCGTCACGGTCGACACCGCGATGCCCCTTCCGTTCGAGATGGCGTACGACACGCCACAGACACTCGGTGCCGACCGGCTCGCCGCGGCGGCCGCGGGATGGGTTCGATACGCAAAGTCGGGATCCGCGAAGCGAAGCGTCATCGCGATTGATGCCGGAACGGCCGTCACCTACGATGTCGTCGATGCATCCGGTGTGTACCGAGGCGGTGCGATTGCAGCCGGTCCTGTACTCACGCAACGCGCCCTCCGGAGCGGGACCGCCCAACTGCCGACCGTCCCGCTCGTCTTCCCCTCGGACGTGATTGGCACCACCACACGCGATGCCATGCAGAGCGGCATCATGTGGGGATTCGTCGACGGCGTGCGGGGCATGCTGGCGCGCCTCCGCGAGCTTCTGGACGATGACCCGATCGTACTCGTCACCGGCGGCTGGAGCCCGCTGCTGGCAGACCACCTCGACGCCGTCGACCATGTCATACCTCACCTCGTCCTCGACGGCGTGCGAATCCTCGTCGAACAGCCCTACACGGCTTCGCACTGA